Proteins from a single region of Chryseobacterium scophthalmum:
- a CDS encoding AMP-binding protein, producing MLLDFNNLEINNLHAETNFEKKVIFFLKEWFSESKTVKVQTSGSTGIPKIIEVEKEKMLNSAKMTCNFLNLKEGGTALICLPIEYISGKMMVVRAITRKLKLIISDPSLKPLENLNDSIDFCAMTPLQVENSLDKIHFIKNLIIGGASVSESLKKKISQILLHPHSPTQIYETYGMSETLSHIALKKTYPTQDEYFSVFDGIEISTDERNCLKISAPQLNSEILQTNDLVEIKNQNQFKFLGRIDNVINSGGAKIFPEQLEALVKKEVPNEVVFLGIKDEILGQKLILIVEGFESDNLKFQISNLKFEKSFHKPKEIIFIEKIPRTPNGKVNRLELKSIFEV from the coding sequence ATGCTGCTCGACTTCAATAATCTCGAAATTAATAATTTACATGCTGAAACCAATTTCGAGAAAAAAGTTATTTTTTTTCTCAAAGAATGGTTCTCAGAATCTAAAACGGTAAAAGTACAGACTTCAGGTTCTACAGGCATTCCTAAAATTATTGAAGTTGAAAAAGAAAAAATGCTTAATTCAGCAAAAATGACTTGCAATTTTTTAAATCTAAAAGAAGGAGGCACGGCTTTAATTTGTTTACCTATAGAATATATTTCAGGAAAAATGATGGTTGTGCGGGCAATTACCAGAAAGTTAAAACTTATTATTTCAGATCCTTCTTTAAAACCGTTGGAAAATTTAAATGACAGCATTGACTTTTGTGCGATGACTCCATTACAGGTTGAAAATTCATTAGATAAAATTCACTTCATAAAAAATTTAATTATTGGCGGAGCATCCGTTTCTGAATCTTTAAAAAAGAAAATTTCTCAAATACTCCTACACCCCCACTCTCCCACTCAGATTTACGAGACGTATGGAATGTCTGAAACTCTTTCTCATATTGCTTTAAAGAAAACCTACCCTACTCAGGATGAATACTTCAGTGTTTTTGATGGTATTGAAATTTCAACAGACGAAAGAAATTGTCTGAAAATTTCTGCACCCCAACTTAATTCTGAAATATTGCAGACGAATGATTTGGTTGAAATCAAAAACCAAAATCAGTTTAAATTTTTAGGAAGAATTGATAATGTAATCAATTCCGGAGGTGCAAAAATATTTCCTGAACAGCTTGAAGCTTTGGTAAAAAAAGAAGTTCCGAACGAGGTTGTATTTTTAGGAATAAAAGATGAAATTTTGGGACAGAAATTGATTTTAATTGTTGAAGGATTTGAAAGCGATAATCTAAAATTCCAAATCTCAAATCTCAAATTTGAAAAGTCTTTCCATAAGCCGAAAGAAATTATTTTCATTGAAAAAATTCCAAGAACGCCTAATGGAAAAGTAAATCGTTTGGAATTAAAAAGTATTTTTGAGGTTTAA
- the arfB gene encoding alternative ribosome rescue aminoacyl-tRNA hydrolase ArfB produces MKNFTTELTYKTSRSSGAGGQNVNKVETSVTVMWKVSDSDFFNDFQKKLINKKLKNRINLDGILQLTVSESRTQLQNKKIATEKILEIVNDSIIIPKTRYKTKPSKAKVQKRLDTKKKLSDKKENRRFKF; encoded by the coding sequence ATGAAAAACTTTACCACAGAACTCACTTACAAAACTTCACGAAGCAGCGGTGCAGGTGGACAAAACGTGAACAAAGTAGAAACTTCTGTAACGGTAATGTGGAAAGTCTCAGATTCTGATTTTTTTAATGATTTTCAAAAAAAATTAATTAACAAAAAACTTAAAAACCGAATTAATCTGGATGGAATTCTTCAACTAACTGTTTCAGAATCGCGAACGCAGCTGCAGAATAAAAAAATTGCTACAGAGAAAATTTTGGAAATTGTGAATGATTCTATCATTATTCCTAAAACGAGATATAAAACAAAACCTTCTAAGGCTAAAGTTCAGAAGAGATTAGACACTAAAAAGAAACTTTCTGATAAAAAAGAAAACAGACGTTTTAAATTCTGA
- a CDS encoding deoxyhypusine synthase family protein, whose translation MSKPITEFIEKYYLHFNAAALVDASKGYVAHLKEGGKMMITLAGAMSTAELGKILAEMIRQDKVDFISCTGANLEEDLMNLVAHSHYERVPHYRDLTAQDEWDLLERGLNRVTDTCIPEEEAFRRLQKHIVEIWKDAEAKGERYFPHEFMYKMILSGVLEQYYEIPRENSWMIAAAEKNLPIVVPGWEDSTMGNIFASYCIKGELTATTMKSGIEYMTYLADWYTKNSAGKGVGFFQIGGGIAGDFPICVVPMLYQDMEMHDIPFWSYFCQISDSTTSYGSYSGAVPNEKITWGKLDITTPKYIVESDATICAPLMFSYILEN comes from the coding sequence ATGAGCAAACCGATTACTGAGTTCATAGAAAAATATTATCTGCACTTCAATGCAGCAGCTTTGGTAGACGCATCAAAAGGATATGTTGCCCACCTTAAAGAAGGCGGAAAAATGATGATTACTTTGGCGGGAGCAATGTCTACCGCTGAATTAGGAAAAATTTTGGCTGAAATGATTCGTCAGGATAAAGTTGATTTTATTTCTTGTACAGGGGCAAACCTTGAAGAAGATTTGATGAATCTTGTAGCGCATTCTCATTACGAAAGAGTTCCTCATTACAGAGATCTTACAGCTCAGGATGAGTGGGATTTGTTGGAAAGAGGTTTAAACAGAGTTACAGACACTTGTATCCCTGAAGAAGAAGCTTTCAGAAGACTGCAGAAACATATTGTAGAAATCTGGAAAGATGCTGAAGCTAAAGGAGAAAGATATTTCCCGCACGAATTTATGTATAAAATGATTCTTTCAGGAGTTTTGGAGCAGTATTACGAAATTCCAAGAGAAAATTCTTGGATGATTGCTGCAGCTGAGAAAAACTTGCCAATCGTAGTTCCGGGATGGGAAGATTCTACAATGGGTAACATTTTCGCTTCTTACTGCATCAAAGGAGAATTAACGGCTACAACAATGAAATCTGGTATCGAATACATGACATATTTGGCAGATTGGTATACTAAAAACTCTGCAGGAAAAGGTGTTGGTTTCTTCCAGATTGGTGGAGGTATTGCAGGAGATTTCCCAATTTGTGTGGTTCCGATGTTGTATCAGGATATGGAAATGCATGACATTCCGTTCTGGTCTTATTTCTGTCAGATTTCAGATTCAACGACTTCTTACGGTTCTTATTCAGGAGCAGTTCCAAACGAGAAAATTACTTGGGGTAAATTAGACATCACAACACCGAAATATATCGTTGAAAGTGATGCTACAATCTGTGCACCACTGATGTTCTCTTACATTTTGGAAAACTAA
- a CDS encoding acyltransferase family protein, whose amino-acid sequence MRLKKLKTFIVYPLEALQKNKFDALTGMRAIAAIMVFVYHNRKYWRYDLPFEIMRFISEWHIGVTVFFVLSGFLLAYRYEEKPLESKKSYLKYILLRIARIFPLYWILLSCYFLDTSYSKSVDTYFLQYSLFYSLFERYSVSGIVQAWSLTVEFFFYILAPLLFLLLKKSWKYCILFLIGFFLLGWGIGFGLKEFNGNPKGFLYPLQFMIGSTFFGRSLEFFFGMLLAYLMKKEKGIQFLNKIKKPTLWGGISILIFTISIAFFARNNFVHGVERWEGRLIHELFLPVAIAIFFWGLMTERTFVSRILSTKFFILLGNASFVFYLIHLSYFNMKLKSYFYLPDRNFIALWICSIIIYLLIEKPLYEACRKLIAKIK is encoded by the coding sequence TTGCGGTTAAAAAAACTAAAAACTTTTATTGTTTATCCTTTGGAAGCTCTTCAGAAAAATAAATTCGATGCTTTAACCGGAATGCGCGCCATTGCCGCGATCATGGTTTTTGTCTATCACAACCGAAAATATTGGCGTTACGATTTACCTTTTGAAATCATGCGTTTTATCAGCGAATGGCACATCGGCGTAACTGTATTTTTTGTTTTGAGCGGATTTTTGCTCGCTTATCGCTATGAAGAGAAACCTTTAGAATCAAAAAAATCTTATTTAAAATATATTCTTCTCCGGATTGCGAGAATTTTTCCATTGTACTGGATTTTGCTGAGCTGTTATTTTCTCGATACTTCATATTCCAAAAGTGTTGATACTTATTTTCTGCAATACTCATTGTTTTATTCACTCTTTGAAAGATATTCGGTTTCAGGAATTGTACAGGCTTGGTCGTTGACAGTTGAGTTTTTCTTTTACATTCTGGCTCCGCTTTTATTTCTATTATTAAAGAAAAGCTGGAAATATTGTATTCTTTTTTTAATCGGATTTTTTCTTTTAGGATGGGGAATCGGATTCGGACTTAAAGAATTCAACGGAAATCCTAAAGGGTTTTTATATCCTCTCCAATTTATGATCGGAAGTACATTCTTTGGGAGAAGTTTAGAGTTTTTCTTCGGAATGTTGCTCGCTTATTTAATGAAAAAAGAAAAAGGAATCCAATTTTTAAACAAGATTAAAAAACCGACACTTTGGGGTGGAATTTCCATTCTTATTTTCACAATTTCTATTGCATTTTTTGCCAGAAATAATTTCGTGCATGGTGTAGAACGTTGGGAAGGAAGACTCATTCATGAGTTGTTTTTGCCTGTTGCAATTGCCATTTTCTTTTGGGGATTGATGACCGAGAGAACCTTCGTTTCAAGAATACTTTCTACTAAATTTTTTATTCTTTTAGGAAATGCTTCTTTTGTCTTTTATTTGATCCATCTCAGCTATTTTAATATGAAGCTGAAATCTTATTTTTATTTACCAGACCGTAACTTTATAGCGTTGTGGATTTGTTCAATTATTATTTATCTTTTAATTGAAAAGCCTTTGTATGAAGCTTGCAGAAAGTTGATCGCTAAAATTAAATAG
- a CDS encoding glucose 1-dehydrogenase: MSNFKGKAVIVTGAAMGLGLAAAEALASKGADLTLVDYNAEALEKAKAELSSKYPESKFITVTADVSVEENVKNYVDETVKAFGKVDGLYNNAGIEGKQAPLVDYDINVFKKVIDINLLGVYYGMKYVIPEMQKNGSGRIVNVASVGGIRGVLNQTAYVATKHAVAGMTKNAALEYGKDNILTNAIAPGAILTPMVAEAFNQVNPSDPKAAEKEYASRNPTRKLGDPKDVGNLVAYLLSDENGYVSGQVIAIDGGESNMYGNP; the protein is encoded by the coding sequence ATGTCAAACTTTAAAGGAAAAGCAGTAATCGTAACAGGTGCTGCAATGGGATTAGGATTGGCTGCAGCAGAAGCTTTAGCTTCAAAAGGTGCAGATCTTACTTTGGTAGATTATAATGCAGAGGCTTTGGAAAAAGCAAAAGCAGAATTATCCTCAAAGTATCCTGAGAGTAAGTTTATTACAGTCACTGCTGATGTTTCTGTTGAAGAAAATGTAAAGAATTATGTAGACGAAACCGTAAAAGCATTTGGGAAAGTTGATGGTTTATACAACAACGCCGGAATTGAAGGAAAGCAAGCTCCATTGGTCGATTATGATATTAATGTTTTTAAAAAAGTAATTGATATCAATCTTTTGGGAGTGTATTACGGAATGAAATATGTAATTCCTGAAATGCAGAAAAACGGAAGCGGAAGAATCGTAAACGTCGCTTCAGTTGGCGGAATCAGAGGAGTTCTAAACCAAACTGCGTATGTTGCTACAAAGCACGCTGTAGCCGGAATGACGAAGAATGCAGCCTTAGAATATGGTAAAGATAATATTTTAACGAATGCAATTGCTCCGGGTGCGATTTTGACACCGATGGTTGCCGAAGCTTTCAATCAGGTAAATCCTTCTGATCCAAAAGCTGCAGAGAAAGAATATGCATCGAGAAATCCCACAAGAAAATTGGGTGATCCGAAAGATGTTGGTAATTTGGTTGCCTATCTTTTAAGTGATGAAAATGGATACGTTTCCGGACAGGTCATCGCAATCGACGGTGGAGAATCTAATATGTACGGAAACCCATAA
- a CDS encoding MGMT family protein, with product MNEVFKQQVWEITKLVPKGRVTSYGAIAKAVGFPNHSRHVGKAMGGCPKDVPAHRVISSSGTLSVPEFQERLEAEGIEVENFRIKNFKKLFWNPFDEL from the coding sequence ATGAATGAAGTTTTCAAGCAACAAGTCTGGGAAATTACCAAATTAGTTCCCAAAGGAAGAGTGACAAGCTATGGCGCAATAGCCAAAGCTGTAGGTTTTCCTAATCATTCACGTCATGTTGGGAAAGCAATGGGAGGTTGCCCTAAAGACGTTCCTGCTCATCGTGTAATTTCAAGCTCAGGAACATTATCCGTTCCTGAATTTCAGGAAAGATTGGAAGCTGAAGGAATTGAAGTAGAAAACTTCAGAATAAAAAATTTCAAAAAACTATTTTGGAATCCTTTTGATGAATTGTAA
- a CDS encoding alpha/beta hydrolase, producing the protein MKAKTSITFLFIILTQFFYAQIDDKFYQPSKTFKPIDLKFEDITIPVEKDTITAIFFKPKTSKPKATILFFHGAGGNVSTYFFMVKPLIENGFQVAMVDFRGYGKSTGIPTHINVAEDGQKFFNVMTERKDVKNTKIIIYGASLGSQVSTHLAKNNKDKISGLVIDGGMSSFADIAAVFAPQFKDALAKMLSSVYAAKEDIKYTEGLPKLFIYSKNDKTVPFSQGEEIYKNASEPKQFFEFTADHLSAVTEKPAEVVKAVEALIK; encoded by the coding sequence ATGAAAGCAAAAACTAGCATTACATTTTTATTCATCATCCTTACCCAATTTTTCTATGCTCAAATTGATGATAAATTTTATCAGCCAAGTAAGACATTCAAACCTATTGATTTAAAGTTCGAAGACATTACCATTCCTGTTGAAAAAGATACGATTACTGCAATTTTTTTTAAACCTAAAACTTCAAAACCCAAAGCTACAATCTTGTTTTTTCATGGCGCAGGAGGAAATGTTTCTACTTATTTCTTCATGGTAAAACCTTTGATTGAAAACGGATTTCAAGTTGCAATGGTCGATTTCAGAGGCTATGGAAAATCAACGGGAATACCTACTCACATCAACGTTGCCGAAGACGGACAAAAGTTTTTTAATGTGATGACAGAAAGAAAAGATGTAAAAAACACTAAAATCATCATTTATGGAGCTTCTTTAGGATCTCAGGTTTCTACTCATTTAGCTAAAAATAATAAAGATAAAATTTCAGGATTGGTCATTGATGGCGGAATGTCTTCATTCGCAGATATTGCTGCGGTTTTTGCTCCACAATTTAAAGATGCACTTGCAAAAATGTTATCTTCCGTCTATGCTGCAAAAGAAGATATAAAATATACAGAAGGACTTCCAAAGCTTTTTATCTATAGTAAAAATGATAAGACCGTTCCTTTTTCTCAGGGAGAAGAAATTTATAAAAATGCTTCTGAACCAAAACAGTTTTTTGAATTTACAGCCGATCACTTGAGTGCCGTAACCGAAAAGCCTGCAGAAGTTGTAAAAGCAGTTGAAGCTTTGATTAAGTAA
- the htpG gene encoding molecular chaperone HtpG: MTKGNINVSVENIFPLIKKFLYSDHEIFLRELISNATDATLKLKHLTNIGEAKVDYGNPKIEVKIDKENKKLHIIDQGLGMTAEEVEKYINQVAFSGAEEFLEKYKDSAKDSGIIGHFGLGFYSAFMVAEKVEIITKSFKDEPAVHWICDGSPEFTLEETTAKTDRGTEIILHIAEDSLEFLEEGKIRELLTKYNKFMPVPIKFGTRTETLPLPEGAAEDAVAETVEVDNIVNNPTPAWTKSPSELKDEDYKAFYHELYPMQFEEPLFNIHLNVDYPFNLTGVLYFPKLANNLNIEKDKIQLYQNQVFVTDEVKGIVPDFLMLLRGVIDSPDIPLNVSRSYLQADGAVKKISSYITKKVADKMVSLINENREDYDKKWNDIKIVIEYGMISEDKFFEKSDKFALYPTTDGKYFLWNELEEKIKPNQTDKDGNLVILYATNADEQHSYIQSAKDKGYEVILLDSPIVPHLIQKLETSKEKISFARVDADHINNLIKKDEPAISKLNETEKESLKKNVEESINDKKFTVQLEDLDSNDAPFTITQPEFMRRMKDMQATGGGGMFGMGGFPEMYNLVVNSNSEFATKILANENAEEKNSQIKHALDLAKLSQNLLKGKELTDFIQRSYKQLEK, encoded by the coding sequence ATGACAAAAGGAAATATCAATGTTTCGGTGGAAAATATTTTTCCGTTGATTAAAAAATTTCTTTACAGCGACCACGAAATATTTTTAAGAGAATTAATTTCAAACGCAACAGATGCTACTTTAAAATTAAAACATTTAACCAATATTGGTGAAGCTAAAGTAGACTACGGAAATCCGAAAATCGAGGTGAAAATCGATAAGGAAAACAAAAAACTTCACATCATCGACCAAGGTTTGGGAATGACGGCTGAAGAAGTTGAAAAATACATCAACCAGGTTGCATTTTCAGGAGCTGAAGAATTCTTAGAAAAATATAAAGATTCAGCTAAAGATTCGGGAATTATCGGTCACTTTGGTTTAGGTTTCTACTCTGCTTTTATGGTAGCAGAAAAGGTGGAAATTATTACTAAATCCTTTAAAGACGAACCAGCCGTTCACTGGATTTGCGATGGAAGTCCTGAATTTACCTTAGAAGAGACTACTGCAAAAACCGACAGAGGAACTGAAATTATCCTTCATATTGCAGAAGATTCTTTAGAATTTTTGGAAGAAGGAAAAATCCGTGAATTGTTGACGAAATACAATAAATTCATGCCTGTTCCAATTAAGTTCGGAACAAGAACTGAAACGCTTCCTTTACCGGAAGGTGCTGCAGAAGATGCGGTTGCTGAAACAGTTGAGGTTGATAATATTGTTAACAATCCAACTCCGGCTTGGACGAAATCTCCAAGCGAATTAAAGGATGAAGATTATAAAGCTTTCTATCACGAGTTGTATCCGATGCAGTTTGAGGAGCCGTTATTTAATATTCATTTGAATGTTGATTATCCGTTCAACCTGACAGGAGTTTTATATTTCCCAAAATTGGCGAATAATTTAAATATCGAAAAAGATAAAATTCAATTGTACCAAAACCAGGTTTTCGTAACTGATGAGGTGAAAGGAATTGTGCCTGACTTTTTGATGTTGTTGAGAGGGGTTATTGATTCTCCGGATATTCCGTTGAACGTTTCTCGTTCTTATTTGCAAGCTGATGGTGCTGTGAAGAAAATTTCTTCTTACATCACGAAAAAAGTGGCTGATAAAATGGTTTCGTTGATTAACGAAAACCGCGAAGATTACGACAAAAAATGGAATGACATTAAAATCGTTATCGAATACGGAATGATCTCCGAAGATAAATTCTTTGAAAAATCTGACAAATTTGCACTTTACCCAACAACCGACGGAAAATATTTCCTTTGGAATGAATTGGAAGAAAAAATTAAACCTAATCAAACCGATAAAGACGGGAATTTAGTGATTCTTTACGCTACCAATGCAGACGAACAGCATTCTTACATTCAATCAGCGAAAGATAAAGGGTATGAAGTTATTCTTTTAGATTCGCCGATTGTTCCTCATTTAATTCAAAAATTGGAAACTTCAAAAGAGAAGATTTCTTTTGCAAGAGTTGATGCAGATCACATCAATAATTTAATCAAAAAAGACGAACCGGCTATTTCTAAATTAAATGAAACTGAAAAAGAATCATTAAAGAAAAATGTTGAAGAATCGATTAACGATAAAAAATTCACTGTTCAGCTGGAAGATTTAGACAGCAACGATGCTCCGTTTACAATTACCCAACCAGAATTTATGCGTAGAATGAAAGATATGCAGGCAACCGGAGGCGGTGGAATGTTTGGTATGGGTGGTTTCCCTGAAATGTATAATTTGGTGGTGAATTCTAACAGTGAGTTTGCAACTAAAATTCTTGCTAATGAAAACGCTGAGGAGAAAAACTCTCAAATTAAACACGCTTTAGACTTAGCTAAACTTTCTCAAAATCTATTGAAAGGAAAAGAGTTGACAGACTTTATTCAGAGAAGTTACAAGCAACTGGAGAAGTAA
- the recA gene encoding recombinase RecA — MSNIDDKKKALALVLDKLDKTYGKGTVMTLGDDAVDTTIEVIPSGSLGLDIALGVGGYPRGRIIEIYGPESSGKTTLTLHAIAEAQKAGGIAAFIDAEHAFDRGYAAKLGIDLENLIISQPDNGEQALEIADNLIRSGAIDIVVIDSVAALTPKAEIEGEMGDSKMGLHARLMSQALRKLTATINRTKCTVIFINQLREKIGVMFGNPETTTGGNALKFYASVRLDIRKASAPIKNGDEAIGSRVKVKVVKNKVAPPFKMAEFDIMYGEGVSKTGEILDTAVDMGVVKKSGSWFSYGETKLGQGRDAVRDLLKDNPELAEELENKVKEEIANKK, encoded by the coding sequence ATGAGCAACATAGATGATAAGAAAAAAGCACTTGCATTGGTGCTTGACAAGTTAGATAAAACATACGGAAAGGGAACTGTAATGACTTTAGGGGATGATGCAGTTGATACAACCATCGAAGTAATTCCGTCTGGATCATTAGGATTAGACATCGCTTTAGGTGTTGGTGGGTATCCTAGAGGAAGAATAATTGAGATTTACGGACCAGAATCTTCAGGTAAAACAACATTAACGCTTCATGCGATTGCTGAAGCTCAGAAAGCGGGTGGAATAGCAGCTTTTATTGATGCTGAGCACGCTTTTGACAGAGGGTATGCTGCAAAATTGGGAATAGATTTAGAAAACCTGATTATTTCTCAACCAGACAACGGTGAACAAGCTTTAGAAATTGCTGATAACTTGATTCGTTCAGGAGCAATCGACATTGTGGTAATTGACTCTGTAGCGGCATTGACTCCAAAAGCAGAGATTGAAGGCGAAATGGGAGATTCTAAAATGGGTCTTCATGCAAGATTAATGTCTCAAGCATTAAGAAAATTAACTGCGACTATTAACAGAACAAAATGTACGGTAATTTTCATCAATCAGTTGAGAGAAAAGATTGGTGTAATGTTCGGAAATCCTGAAACAACAACCGGTGGTAATGCACTGAAATTTTACGCTTCTGTAAGATTAGATATCAGAAAAGCAAGCGCACCAATTAAGAATGGTGATGAAGCTATCGGTAGCCGTGTCAAAGTGAAAGTGGTGAAGAATAAAGTGGCTCCACCTTTCAAAATGGCAGAATTTGACATTATGTATGGTGAAGGAGTTTCTAAAACCGGAGAAATCTTAGATACAGCTGTTGATATGGGAGTTGTGAAGAAAAGCGGTTCTTGGTTTAGCTACGGTGAAACTAAGTTAGGGCAGGGTCGTGATGCTGTGAGAGATCTGTTGAAAGACAATCCTGAATTAGCAGAAGAACTTGAAAATAAAGTAAAAGAAGAAATTGCTAACAAAAAGTAA
- a CDS encoding oxygenase MpaB family protein: MEDYILQPRFKDSLHFKDFWTKGNGKQLIDFSVAEVSFRDFEKFAPFFYHVDEVGDEVVKDVYFTKKYSEASREIEQYIRNGISQNDDIPKSVKKLFAQTQKLPDWLDYNLIKAGAELCMRSNLDSLISLRDYCLIGGYDYAYLNKPLVATEALKKGAVKRLSETLDFWVNVTRYDALEIHQKGYEFAIKTRLIHSYARLSIKKHYKSWDTENWGEPINSWDMMATYIGFSLVFLHSLHKFGNTFSEEEEKGLFHLWKYVGYLLGIPENLLPNDKKQATEYFYLWTSVQPSSDKDSVLLAHSLLNESLENPILKYSFQRKNLRYLHICCTWFLLDDEVCKRLQIPDVPFKKGFPITKKIINKIYDSTVSREARIKKGNKDQMKVLEDYLRITQNSNFH; this comes from the coding sequence ATGGAAGACTACATTTTACAACCAAGATTTAAAGATTCTCTTCATTTCAAAGATTTTTGGACAAAAGGAAACGGAAAACAATTGATTGATTTTTCCGTAGCAGAGGTGAGTTTCAGAGACTTTGAAAAATTCGCTCCTTTCTTTTATCATGTAGATGAAGTAGGGGATGAAGTTGTAAAAGATGTTTATTTCACAAAAAAATACAGTGAAGCATCACGAGAGATTGAGCAGTATATCAGAAATGGAATTTCGCAGAATGATGATATTCCCAAAAGTGTAAAAAAGCTTTTTGCTCAAACACAAAAACTTCCTGACTGGCTAGATTATAATTTGATAAAAGCAGGGGCAGAGCTATGTATGCGAAGTAATCTCGATTCTTTAATTTCGCTCAGAGATTATTGTTTAATTGGCGGTTATGATTATGCTTATCTCAACAAACCTTTGGTGGCAACCGAAGCTTTAAAAAAAGGTGCTGTAAAAAGACTTTCAGAAACACTTGATTTTTGGGTAAACGTCACAAGATATGATGCATTAGAAATTCATCAAAAAGGTTATGAATTTGCCATCAAAACAAGGCTCATTCATTCTTACGCAAGACTTTCGATCAAAAAACATTACAAAAGTTGGGACACTGAAAACTGGGGTGAACCCATCAATTCATGGGATATGATGGCGACTTACATTGGCTTCAGCCTCGTTTTCCTGCACAGTCTTCATAAATTTGGCAATACTTTTTCTGAAGAGGAAGAGAAAGGGCTTTTTCACCTCTGGAAATACGTAGGATATTTACTCGGAATTCCCGAAAATCTCCTTCCCAATGATAAAAAACAGGCGACAGAATATTTTTATTTATGGACTTCCGTTCAGCCTTCTTCAGACAAAGATTCGGTTTTATTAGCACATTCTTTACTGAATGAATCTTTAGAAAATCCTATTTTAAAATATAGCTTTCAAAGAAAAAATCTACGGTATTTACATATTTGTTGCACCTGGTTTTTGCTGGATGATGAGGTTTGCAAAAGACTTCAGATTCCTGATGTACCTTTCAAAAAAGGCTTTCCTATTACAAAAAAAATCATCAATAAAATATATGATTCTACGGTAAGCCGTGAAGCAAGAATAAAAAAAGGCAATAAAGATCAGATGAAAGTTTTGGAGGATTACCTGAGAATTACCCAGAACTCAAATTTCCATTAA